Proteins encoded in a region of the Macaca mulatta isolate MMU2019108-1 chromosome X, T2T-MMU8v2.0, whole genome shotgun sequence genome:
- the GLRA4 gene encoding glycine receptor subunit alpha-4 isoform X3: MSPSDFLDKLMGRTSGYDARIRPNFKGPPVNVTCNIFINSFGSVTETTMDYRVNVFLRQQWNDPRLSYREYPDDSLDLDPSMLDSIWKPDLFFANEKGANFHEVTTDNKLLRIFKNGNVLYSIRLTLILSCPMDLKNFPMDIQTCTMQLESFGYTMNDLVFEWLEDAPAVQVAEGLTLPQFILRDEKDLGYCTKYYNTGKFTCIEVKFHLERQMGYYLIQMYIPSLLIVILSWVSFWINMDAAPARVGLGITTVLTMTTQSSGSRASLPKVSYVKAIDIWMAVCLLFVFAALLEYAAVNFVSRQHKEFIRLRRRQRRQRMEEDIIQESRFYFHGYGLGHCLQARDGGPMEGSGIYSPQPPAPLLREGETMRKLYVDRAKRIDTISRAVFPFTFLIFNIFYWVVYKVLRSEDIHQAL, encoded by the exons ATGTCCCCCTCTGATTTCCTAGACAAACTTATGGGGAGAACATCTGGGTATGATGCCAGGATTCGACCCAATTTTAAAG GCCCACCCGTGAACGTGACCTGCAACATCTTCATCAACAGTTTCGGCTCCGTCACTGAGACCACCATG GACTACCGGGTAAATGTCTTCTTGAGGCAACAGTGGAATGACCCACGCCTGTCCTACCGAGAATATCCTGACGACTCTCTGGACCTCGATCCCTCCATGCTGGACTCTATCTGGAAGCCAGACCTGTTCTTTGCCAATGAGAAAGGGGCCAACTTCCATGAGGTGACCACGGACAACAAGTTACTGCGCATCTTTAAGAATGGGAATGTGCTCTACAGCATCAG GTTGACCCTCATTTTGTCCTGCCCAATGGACCTCAAGAACTTCCCCATGGACATCCAGACCTGCACGATGCAGCTGGAGAGTT TTGGCTACACCATGAATGACCTCGTGTTTGAGTGGCTGGAAGATGCTCCTGCTGTCCAAGTGGCTGAGGGGCTGACTCTGCCCCAGTTTATCTTGCGGGATGAGAAGGATCTAGGCTATTGTACCAAGTACTACAACACAG GGAAATTCACCTGCATCGAGGTAAAGTTTCACCTGGAGCGGCAGATGGGCTACTATCTGATTCAGATGTACATCCCCAGCCTACTCATCGTCATCCTGTCCTGGGTCTCCTTCTGGATCAACATGGATGCTGCCCCTGCCCGTGTGGGCCTGGGCATCACCACCGTGCTCACCATGACCACCCAGAGCTCTGGCTCCCGGGCCTCTTTGCCTAAG GTGTCCTACGTGAAGGCAATCGACATCTGGATGGCTGTGTGTCTGCTCTTTGTGTTCGCTGCCTTGCTGGAGTATGCTGCTGTCAATTTTGTTTCTCGTCAGCATAAAGAATTCATACGACTTCGAAGAAGGCAGAGGCGCCAACGCATG GAGGAAGATATCATCCAAGAAAGTCGTTTCTATTTCCATGGCTATGGCTTGGGCCACTGCCTGCAGGCAAGAGATGGAGGTCCAATGGAAGGTTCTGGCATTTATAGTCCCCAACCTCCAGCCCCTCTTCTAAGGGAAGGAGAAACCATGCGGAAACTCTACGTGGACCGAGCCAAGAGAATTGACACCATCTCCCGGGCTGTCTTCCCTTTCACTTTCCTCATCTTCAATATCTTCTACTGGGTTGTCTATAAAGTGCTACGGTCAGAAGATATCCACCAGGCTCTGTGA
- the GLRA4 gene encoding glycine receptor subunit alpha-4 isoform X1 produces MTTLVPATLSFLLLWTLPGQVLLRVALAKEEVKSGTKESQSMSPSDFLDKLMGRTSGYDARIRPNFKGPPVNVTCNIFINSFGSVTETTMDYRVNVFLRQQWNDPRLSYREYPDDSLDLDPSMLDSIWKPDLFFANEKGANFHEVTTDNKLLRIFKNGNVLYSIRLTLILSCPMDLKNFPMDIQTCTMQLESFGYTMNDLVFEWLEDAPAVQVAEGLTLPQFILRDEKDLGYCTKYYNTGKFTCIEVKFHLERQMGYYLIQMYIPSLLIVILSWVSFWINMDAAPARVGLGITTVLTMTTQSSGSRASLPKVSYVKAIDIWMAVCLLFVFAALLEYAAVNFVSRQHKEFIRLRRRQRRQRMEEDIIQESRFYFHGYGLGHCLQARDGGPMEGSGIYSPQPPAPLLREGETMRKLYVDRAKRIDTISRAVFPFTFLIFNIFYWVVYKVLRSEDIHQAL; encoded by the exons ATGACAACTCTTGTTCCTGCaaccctctccttccttctcctctggaCCCTGCCAGGGCAGGTCCTCCTCAG GGTGGCCTTGgcaaaagaggaagtcaaatctgGAACCAAGGAGTCCCAGTCCATGTCCCCCTCTGATTTCCTAGACAAACTTATGGGGAGAACATCTGGGTATGATGCCAGGATTCGACCCAATTTTAAAG GCCCACCCGTGAACGTGACCTGCAACATCTTCATCAACAGTTTCGGCTCCGTCACTGAGACCACCATG GACTACCGGGTAAATGTCTTCTTGAGGCAACAGTGGAATGACCCACGCCTGTCCTACCGAGAATATCCTGACGACTCTCTGGACCTCGATCCCTCCATGCTGGACTCTATCTGGAAGCCAGACCTGTTCTTTGCCAATGAGAAAGGGGCCAACTTCCATGAGGTGACCACGGACAACAAGTTACTGCGCATCTTTAAGAATGGGAATGTGCTCTACAGCATCAG GTTGACCCTCATTTTGTCCTGCCCAATGGACCTCAAGAACTTCCCCATGGACATCCAGACCTGCACGATGCAGCTGGAGAGTT TTGGCTACACCATGAATGACCTCGTGTTTGAGTGGCTGGAAGATGCTCCTGCTGTCCAAGTGGCTGAGGGGCTGACTCTGCCCCAGTTTATCTTGCGGGATGAGAAGGATCTAGGCTATTGTACCAAGTACTACAACACAG GGAAATTCACCTGCATCGAGGTAAAGTTTCACCTGGAGCGGCAGATGGGCTACTATCTGATTCAGATGTACATCCCCAGCCTACTCATCGTCATCCTGTCCTGGGTCTCCTTCTGGATCAACATGGATGCTGCCCCTGCCCGTGTGGGCCTGGGCATCACCACCGTGCTCACCATGACCACCCAGAGCTCTGGCTCCCGGGCCTCTTTGCCTAAG GTGTCCTACGTGAAGGCAATCGACATCTGGATGGCTGTGTGTCTGCTCTTTGTGTTCGCTGCCTTGCTGGAGTATGCTGCTGTCAATTTTGTTTCTCGTCAGCATAAAGAATTCATACGACTTCGAAGAAGGCAGAGGCGCCAACGCATG GAGGAAGATATCATCCAAGAAAGTCGTTTCTATTTCCATGGCTATGGCTTGGGCCACTGCCTGCAGGCAAGAGATGGAGGTCCAATGGAAGGTTCTGGCATTTATAGTCCCCAACCTCCAGCCCCTCTTCTAAGGGAAGGAGAAACCATGCGGAAACTCTACGTGGACCGAGCCAAGAGAATTGACACCATCTCCCGGGCTGTCTTCCCTTTCACTTTCCTCATCTTCAATATCTTCTACTGGGTTGTCTATAAAGTGCTACGGTCAGAAGATATCCACCAGGCTCTGTGA
- the GLRA4 gene encoding glycine receptor subunit alpha-4 isoform X4 yields MTTLVPATLSFLLLWTLPGQVLLRVALAKEEVKSGTKESQSMSPSDFLDKLMGRTSGYDARIRPNFKGPPVNVTCNIFINSFGSVTETTMDYRVNVFLRQQWNDPRLSYREYPDDSLDLDPSMLDSIWKPDLFFANEKGANFHEVTTDNKLLRIFKNGNVLYSIRLTLILSCPMDLKNFPMDIQTCTMQLESWKFTCIEVKFHLERQMGYYLIQMYIPSLLIVILSWVSFWINMDAAPARVGLGITTVLTMTTQSSGSRASLPKVSYVKAIDIWMAVCLLFVFAALLEYAAVNFVSRQHKEFIRLRRRQRRQRMEEDIIQESRFYFHGYGLGHCLQARDGGPMEGSGIYSPQPPAPLLREGETMRKLYVDRAKRIDTISRAVFPFTFLIFNIFYWVVYKVLRSEDIHQAL; encoded by the exons ATGACAACTCTTGTTCCTGCaaccctctccttccttctcctctggaCCCTGCCAGGGCAGGTCCTCCTCAG GGTGGCCTTGgcaaaagaggaagtcaaatctgGAACCAAGGAGTCCCAGTCCATGTCCCCCTCTGATTTCCTAGACAAACTTATGGGGAGAACATCTGGGTATGATGCCAGGATTCGACCCAATTTTAAAG GCCCACCCGTGAACGTGACCTGCAACATCTTCATCAACAGTTTCGGCTCCGTCACTGAGACCACCATG GACTACCGGGTAAATGTCTTCTTGAGGCAACAGTGGAATGACCCACGCCTGTCCTACCGAGAATATCCTGACGACTCTCTGGACCTCGATCCCTCCATGCTGGACTCTATCTGGAAGCCAGACCTGTTCTTTGCCAATGAGAAAGGGGCCAACTTCCATGAGGTGACCACGGACAACAAGTTACTGCGCATCTTTAAGAATGGGAATGTGCTCTACAGCATCAG GTTGACCCTCATTTTGTCCTGCCCAATGGACCTCAAGAACTTCCCCATGGACATCCAGACCTGCACGATGCAGCTGGAGAGTT GGAAATTCACCTGCATCGAGGTAAAGTTTCACCTGGAGCGGCAGATGGGCTACTATCTGATTCAGATGTACATCCCCAGCCTACTCATCGTCATCCTGTCCTGGGTCTCCTTCTGGATCAACATGGATGCTGCCCCTGCCCGTGTGGGCCTGGGCATCACCACCGTGCTCACCATGACCACCCAGAGCTCTGGCTCCCGGGCCTCTTTGCCTAAG GTGTCCTACGTGAAGGCAATCGACATCTGGATGGCTGTGTGTCTGCTCTTTGTGTTCGCTGCCTTGCTGGAGTATGCTGCTGTCAATTTTGTTTCTCGTCAGCATAAAGAATTCATACGACTTCGAAGAAGGCAGAGGCGCCAACGCATG GAGGAAGATATCATCCAAGAAAGTCGTTTCTATTTCCATGGCTATGGCTTGGGCCACTGCCTGCAGGCAAGAGATGGAGGTCCAATGGAAGGTTCTGGCATTTATAGTCCCCAACCTCCAGCCCCTCTTCTAAGGGAAGGAGAAACCATGCGGAAACTCTACGTGGACCGAGCCAAGAGAATTGACACCATCTCCCGGGCTGTCTTCCCTTTCACTTTCCTCATCTTCAATATCTTCTACTGGGTTGTCTATAAAGTGCTACGGTCAGAAGATATCCACCAGGCTCTGTGA
- the GLRA4 gene encoding glycine receptor subunit alpha-4 isoform X2 encodes MTTLVPATLSFLLLWTLPGQVLLRVALAKEEVKSGTKESQSMSPSDFLDKLMGRTSGYDARIRPNFKGPPVNVTCNIFINSFGSVTETTMDYRVNVFLRQQWNDPRLSYREYPDDSLDLDPSMLDSIWKPDLFFANEKGANFHEVTTDNKLLRIFKNGNVLYSIRLTLILSCPMDLKNFPMDIQTCTMQLESFGYTMNDLVFEWLEDAPAVQVAEGLTLPQFILRDEKDLGYCTKYYNTGKFTCIEVKFHLERQMGYYLIQMYIPSLLIVILSWVSFWINMDAAPARVGLGITTVLTMTTQSSGSRASLPKVSYVKAIDIWMAVCLLFVFAALLEYAAVNFVSRQHKEFIRLRRRQRRQRMEDIIQESRFYFHGYGLGHCLQARDGGPMEGSGIYSPQPPAPLLREGETMRKLYVDRAKRIDTISRAVFPFTFLIFNIFYWVVYKVLRSEDIHQAL; translated from the exons ATGACAACTCTTGTTCCTGCaaccctctccttccttctcctctggaCCCTGCCAGGGCAGGTCCTCCTCAG GGTGGCCTTGgcaaaagaggaagtcaaatctgGAACCAAGGAGTCCCAGTCCATGTCCCCCTCTGATTTCCTAGACAAACTTATGGGGAGAACATCTGGGTATGATGCCAGGATTCGACCCAATTTTAAAG GCCCACCCGTGAACGTGACCTGCAACATCTTCATCAACAGTTTCGGCTCCGTCACTGAGACCACCATG GACTACCGGGTAAATGTCTTCTTGAGGCAACAGTGGAATGACCCACGCCTGTCCTACCGAGAATATCCTGACGACTCTCTGGACCTCGATCCCTCCATGCTGGACTCTATCTGGAAGCCAGACCTGTTCTTTGCCAATGAGAAAGGGGCCAACTTCCATGAGGTGACCACGGACAACAAGTTACTGCGCATCTTTAAGAATGGGAATGTGCTCTACAGCATCAG GTTGACCCTCATTTTGTCCTGCCCAATGGACCTCAAGAACTTCCCCATGGACATCCAGACCTGCACGATGCAGCTGGAGAGTT TTGGCTACACCATGAATGACCTCGTGTTTGAGTGGCTGGAAGATGCTCCTGCTGTCCAAGTGGCTGAGGGGCTGACTCTGCCCCAGTTTATCTTGCGGGATGAGAAGGATCTAGGCTATTGTACCAAGTACTACAACACAG GGAAATTCACCTGCATCGAGGTAAAGTTTCACCTGGAGCGGCAGATGGGCTACTATCTGATTCAGATGTACATCCCCAGCCTACTCATCGTCATCCTGTCCTGGGTCTCCTTCTGGATCAACATGGATGCTGCCCCTGCCCGTGTGGGCCTGGGCATCACCACCGTGCTCACCATGACCACCCAGAGCTCTGGCTCCCGGGCCTCTTTGCCTAAG GTGTCCTACGTGAAGGCAATCGACATCTGGATGGCTGTGTGTCTGCTCTTTGTGTTCGCTGCCTTGCTGGAGTATGCTGCTGTCAATTTTGTTTCTCGTCAGCATAAAGAATTCATACGACTTCGAAGAAGGCAGAGGCGCCAACGCATG GAAGATATCATCCAAGAAAGTCGTTTCTATTTCCATGGCTATGGCTTGGGCCACTGCCTGCAGGCAAGAGATGGAGGTCCAATGGAAGGTTCTGGCATTTATAGTCCCCAACCTCCAGCCCCTCTTCTAAGGGAAGGAGAAACCATGCGGAAACTCTACGTGGACCGAGCCAAGAGAATTGACACCATCTCCCGGGCTGTCTTCCCTTTCACTTTCCTCATCTTCAATATCTTCTACTGGGTTGTCTATAAAGTGCTACGGTCAGAAGATATCCACCAGGCTCTGTGA
- the GLRA4 gene encoding glycine receptor subunit alpha-4 isoform X6, translating into MSPSDFLDKLMGRTSGYDARIRPNFKGPPVNVTCNIFINSFGSVTETTMDYRVNVFLRQQWNDPRLSYREYPDDSLDLDPSMLDSIWKPDLFFANEKGANFHEVTTDNKLLRIFKNGNVLYSIRLTLILSCPMDLKNFPMDIQTCTMQLESWKFTCIEVKFHLERQMGYYLIQMYIPSLLIVILSWVSFWINMDAAPARVGLGITTVLTMTTQSSGSRASLPKVSYVKAIDIWMAVCLLFVFAALLEYAAVNFVSRQHKEFIRLRRRQRRQRMEEDIIQESRFYFHGYGLGHCLQARDGGPMEGSGIYSPQPPAPLLREGETMRKLYVDRAKRIDTISRAVFPFTFLIFNIFYWVVYKVLRSEDIHQAL; encoded by the exons ATGTCCCCCTCTGATTTCCTAGACAAACTTATGGGGAGAACATCTGGGTATGATGCCAGGATTCGACCCAATTTTAAAG GCCCACCCGTGAACGTGACCTGCAACATCTTCATCAACAGTTTCGGCTCCGTCACTGAGACCACCATG GACTACCGGGTAAATGTCTTCTTGAGGCAACAGTGGAATGACCCACGCCTGTCCTACCGAGAATATCCTGACGACTCTCTGGACCTCGATCCCTCCATGCTGGACTCTATCTGGAAGCCAGACCTGTTCTTTGCCAATGAGAAAGGGGCCAACTTCCATGAGGTGACCACGGACAACAAGTTACTGCGCATCTTTAAGAATGGGAATGTGCTCTACAGCATCAG GTTGACCCTCATTTTGTCCTGCCCAATGGACCTCAAGAACTTCCCCATGGACATCCAGACCTGCACGATGCAGCTGGAGAGTT GGAAATTCACCTGCATCGAGGTAAAGTTTCACCTGGAGCGGCAGATGGGCTACTATCTGATTCAGATGTACATCCCCAGCCTACTCATCGTCATCCTGTCCTGGGTCTCCTTCTGGATCAACATGGATGCTGCCCCTGCCCGTGTGGGCCTGGGCATCACCACCGTGCTCACCATGACCACCCAGAGCTCTGGCTCCCGGGCCTCTTTGCCTAAG GTGTCCTACGTGAAGGCAATCGACATCTGGATGGCTGTGTGTCTGCTCTTTGTGTTCGCTGCCTTGCTGGAGTATGCTGCTGTCAATTTTGTTTCTCGTCAGCATAAAGAATTCATACGACTTCGAAGAAGGCAGAGGCGCCAACGCATG GAGGAAGATATCATCCAAGAAAGTCGTTTCTATTTCCATGGCTATGGCTTGGGCCACTGCCTGCAGGCAAGAGATGGAGGTCCAATGGAAGGTTCTGGCATTTATAGTCCCCAACCTCCAGCCCCTCTTCTAAGGGAAGGAGAAACCATGCGGAAACTCTACGTGGACCGAGCCAAGAGAATTGACACCATCTCCCGGGCTGTCTTCCCTTTCACTTTCCTCATCTTCAATATCTTCTACTGGGTTGTCTATAAAGTGCTACGGTCAGAAGATATCCACCAGGCTCTGTGA
- the GLRA4 gene encoding glycine receptor subunit alpha-4 isoform X5: MTTLVPATLSFLLLWTLPGQVLLRVALAKEEVKSGTKESQSMSPSDFLDKLMGRTSGYDARIRPNFKGPPVNVTCNIFINSFGSVTETTMDYRVNVFLRQQWNDPRLSYREYPDDSLDLDPSMLDSIWKPDLFFANEKGANFHEVTTDNKLLRIFKNGNVLYSIRLTLILSCPMDLKNFPMDIQTCTMQLESWKFTCIEVKFHLERQMGYYLIQMYIPSLLIVILSWVSFWINMDAAPARVGLGITTVLTMTTQSSGSRASLPKVSYVKAIDIWMAVCLLFVFAALLEYAAVNFVSRQHKEFIRLRRRQRRQRMEDIIQESRFYFHGYGLGHCLQARDGGPMEGSGIYSPQPPAPLLREGETMRKLYVDRAKRIDTISRAVFPFTFLIFNIFYWVVYKVLRSEDIHQAL, encoded by the exons ATGACAACTCTTGTTCCTGCaaccctctccttccttctcctctggaCCCTGCCAGGGCAGGTCCTCCTCAG GGTGGCCTTGgcaaaagaggaagtcaaatctgGAACCAAGGAGTCCCAGTCCATGTCCCCCTCTGATTTCCTAGACAAACTTATGGGGAGAACATCTGGGTATGATGCCAGGATTCGACCCAATTTTAAAG GCCCACCCGTGAACGTGACCTGCAACATCTTCATCAACAGTTTCGGCTCCGTCACTGAGACCACCATG GACTACCGGGTAAATGTCTTCTTGAGGCAACAGTGGAATGACCCACGCCTGTCCTACCGAGAATATCCTGACGACTCTCTGGACCTCGATCCCTCCATGCTGGACTCTATCTGGAAGCCAGACCTGTTCTTTGCCAATGAGAAAGGGGCCAACTTCCATGAGGTGACCACGGACAACAAGTTACTGCGCATCTTTAAGAATGGGAATGTGCTCTACAGCATCAG GTTGACCCTCATTTTGTCCTGCCCAATGGACCTCAAGAACTTCCCCATGGACATCCAGACCTGCACGATGCAGCTGGAGAGTT GGAAATTCACCTGCATCGAGGTAAAGTTTCACCTGGAGCGGCAGATGGGCTACTATCTGATTCAGATGTACATCCCCAGCCTACTCATCGTCATCCTGTCCTGGGTCTCCTTCTGGATCAACATGGATGCTGCCCCTGCCCGTGTGGGCCTGGGCATCACCACCGTGCTCACCATGACCACCCAGAGCTCTGGCTCCCGGGCCTCTTTGCCTAAG GTGTCCTACGTGAAGGCAATCGACATCTGGATGGCTGTGTGTCTGCTCTTTGTGTTCGCTGCCTTGCTGGAGTATGCTGCTGTCAATTTTGTTTCTCGTCAGCATAAAGAATTCATACGACTTCGAAGAAGGCAGAGGCGCCAACGCATG GAAGATATCATCCAAGAAAGTCGTTTCTATTTCCATGGCTATGGCTTGGGCCACTGCCTGCAGGCAAGAGATGGAGGTCCAATGGAAGGTTCTGGCATTTATAGTCCCCAACCTCCAGCCCCTCTTCTAAGGGAAGGAGAAACCATGCGGAAACTCTACGTGGACCGAGCCAAGAGAATTGACACCATCTCCCGGGCTGTCTTCCCTTTCACTTTCCTCATCTTCAATATCTTCTACTGGGTTGTCTATAAAGTGCTACGGTCAGAAGATATCCACCAGGCTCTGTGA
- the TMEM31 gene encoding transmembrane protein 31, which yields MRLTEKSEEEQQPKPNNSNEPNEDQEEEIQQSEQHTPARQRTQRADTQPSRCRLPSRRTPATSNDRTINLLEVLPWPTESISNPYRLPALFELYPEFFLVFKEAFHDISHRLKAQMEKIGLPIILHLFALFILYLYKFFLPTILSLSFFILLELLLLLFIIVFILSFF from the exons ATGAGGTTAACAGAAAAGAGTGAGGAAGAACAACAACCCAAGCCCAACAACTCTAATGAACCCAATGAAGATCAAGAAGAAGAAATCCAACAGTCAGAACAG CATACTCCAGCAAGGCAGCGAACACAAAGAGCAGACACACAGCCATCCAGATGTCGATTGCCTTCACGTAGGACACCTGCAACATCCAACGACAGAACTATCAACCTTCTTGAAGTCCTTCCATGGCCTACTGAGTCGATTTCCAACCCCTATCGATTGCCTGCTCTTTTTGAACTTTATCCTGAATTTTTTCTGGTGTTTAAAGAAGCTTTCCACGACATATCCCATCGCCTGAAAGCCCAGATGGAAAAGATAGGACTGCCCATCATACTCCATCTCTTTGCACTCTTCATACTCTACCTCTACAAGTTTTTCCTTCCTAcaattctttccctttctttctttattcttcttgaacttttgcttctgctttttattattgTCTTCATTCTGAgcttcttttga